The Salvia hispanica cultivar TCC Black 2014 unplaced genomic scaffold, UniMelb_Shisp_WGS_1.0 HiC_scaffold_702, whole genome shotgun sequence genome includes a window with the following:
- the LOC125199836 gene encoding flavonoid 3'-monooxygenase-like yields MEISLLLLLALIYTAATYFISKIAKIGQRREQKLPPGPKPWPIIGNLNLLGPIPHQSLHHLSQKYGEIMLLKFGKFPVLVASSPEMAKQFLKVHDAVFASRPSFAASKHVSFNYSDVGFSPYGPYWREARKIFITKVLSARKVESFEPIRVEERRRLLSRLMSLSGKPVELREHLLGFTLSVVSKMVFKEKYFGDKEDKSVLDMDEMSEIVREWLVLHGAFNIGDWIPWVDFLDLQGYGKKMRALRRKMDGFCDYVIDDHLERRGEGKEDFVDVLLQRAEEEDGVRFTRDSVKALTMNLLVAAVDTSAGTIEWVMLELLRHPHIMEKAKAELNEVVGRNRWA; encoded by the exons ATGGAGATCTCATTGCTGCTTCTTCTAGCCCTAATATACACCGCTGCAACATACTTCATTTCAAAAATAGCCAAAATTGGACAACGGCGGGAGCAGAAGCTCCCGCCAGGTCCAAAACCATGGCCGATAATAGGCAACTTGAATCTCCTCGGCCCAATCCCCCACCAATCCCTCCACCATTTATCCCAAAAATACGGAGAAATAATGCTACTGAAATTCGGAAAATTCCCAGTCCTTGTCGCCTCGTCCCCCGAGATGGCCAAACAGTTCCTTAAAGTCCACGACGCCGTCTTCGCCTCAAGACCCTCCTTCGCGGCCTCCAAACATGTCAGCTTCAACTACTCTGACGTCGGCTTCTCTCCCTACGGCCCCTACTGGCGGGAGGCGCGTAAAATATTCATAACCAAAGTGCTGAGCGCCCGAAAAGTCGAGAGCTTTGAGCCCATCCGTGTCGAGGAGAGGCGCCGGTTGCTCTCCCGTTTAATGTCGTTATCGGGAAAACCGGTTGAGCTGAGAGAGCATTTGTTGGGCTTCACTCTCTCGGTTGTATCGAAGATGGTTTTCAAGGAGAAGTATTTTGGAGATAAAGAAGATAAATCCGTTTTAGACATGGATGAGATGAGTGAGATAGTGAGGGAGTGGCTTGTGCTACATGGAGCGTTTAATATTGGGGATTGGATCCCGTGGGTTGACTTTCTCGATTTACAGGGCTATGGGAAGAAGATGAGGGCTTTGCGAAGGAAAATGGATGGATTTTGTGACTACGTGATTGATGATCATTTGGAGAGAAGAGGCGAAGGTAAGGAAGATTTTGTGGATGTTTTGCTGCAGAGAGCTGAGGAGGAAGATGGAGTTCGATTCACGAGGGATTCTGTCAAGGCGTTAACCATG AATTTGTTGGTTGCCGCCGTAGATACCTCAGCTGGAACGATCGAATGGGTTATGCTCGAACTCCTCAGGCACCCGCACATTATGGAAAAGGCGAAAGCAGAGCTCAACGAAGTGGTTGGGAGAAATAGATGG GCCTGA
- the LOC125199859 gene encoding glucuronoxylan 4-O-methyltransferase 1-like gives MRGKPYYPYNLKTILICFFFLLFLFLILRSTFPYSQPTPSTPATLHPSNSSINCPSLSNSAPSCTKIPPSLAHALVHYATLNFTPQQTLKEISISLKILEKKSPCNFLVFGLGHDSLMWTSLNYGGRTVFLEEDKEWIAQIKAQIPSLEAYHVTYDTKVSQADELLEVASREECRVVSDPRFSKCQLALSGFPSEVYDVEWDLIMVDAPTGYFDGAPGRMSAIYTAGLMARNRESGESDVFVHDVDRVVEDRFSKELLCEGYLVEQEGRIRHFNIPSHRTSSGRPFCP, from the coding sequence ATGAGAGGTAAACCATACTACCCTTACAATCTCAAGACAATCTTGatatgtttcttcttcctcctcttcctcttcttgaTCCTCCGATCAACATTCCCCTACTCCCAACCCACCCCCTCGACTCCGGCCACCCTCCACCCATCGAACTCATCGATCAACTGCCCTTCCCTCTCCAACTCCGCACCATCATGCACCAAAATCCCACCTTCCCTAGCCCACGCACTAGTCCACTATGCAACCCTCAACTTCACCCCACAACAAACACTAAAAGAAATCTCCATTTCCCTCAAAATCCTCGAAAAAAAATCCCCATGCAACTTCCTAGTCTTCGGATTGGGCCACGACAGCTTGATGTGGACATCCCTCAACTACGGCGGCCGGACCGTCTTCCTAGAAGAGGACAAGGAGTGGATCGCCCAAATCAAGGCGCAGATCCCATCCCTCGAGGCATACCACGTGACCTATGACACAAAAGTGTCCCAGGCCGACGAGCTTCTGGAGGTGGCCTCCAGAGAAGAATGTAGGGTCGTGAGTGACCCTAGATTCTCCAAGTGCCAGCTAGCGCTGTCTGGATTTCCTAGTGAGGTTTACGACGTGGAGTGGGACCTGATCATGGTGGACGCCCCGACCGGGTACTTTGATGGGGCGCCCGGGCGGATGAGCGCAATCTACACGGCCGGGTTGATGGCAAGGAAtagagagagtggggagagtGATGTGTTTGTGCATGATGTGGATAGGGTTGTGGAAGATAGGTTTTCAAAGGAATTGTTATGTGAGGGATACTTGGTTGAGCAAGAAGGGAGGATTAGGCATTTCAATATCCCTAGTCATAGGACTAGTTCGGGTAGACCTTTTTGTCCATAG
- the LOC125199860 gene encoding uncharacterized protein LOC125199860, with protein sequence MAQKKKELLSSAPWRMGPQEDDKFKDAKLKVTSQPGATPKMHVPGKKTFGSKNDTAGEDSLTEIDPELRYSFQRNFQFLQNVFSIDTIVKPLPPTMAYNVSRNLSFFTRIFTQFFDPDGIADAQKSLGLGQEEKARKVR encoded by the exons ATGGCGCAAAAGAAGAAAGAGCTGCTGTCATCAGCGCCATGGAGGATGGGCCCACAAGAAGACGACAAATTCAAGGACGCTAAGTTGAAGGTGACGTCACAGCCCGGTGCAACACCCAAAATGCACGTCCCCGGCAAGAAGACTTTCGGTTCCAAAAACGACACCGCTGGGGAGGATTCTCTCACTGAAATCGACCCTGAACTTCGCTACAGCTTCCAGCGCAATTTCCAG TTCCTTCAAAACGTCTTCAGCATTGATACGATTGTCAAGCCCCTTCCTCCAACAATGGCGTACAATGTCTCGCGCAATTTGTCCTTCTTCACAAGGATCTTCACACAGTTCTTCG ATCCCGATGGTATAGCAGATGCGCAGAAATCGCTTGGATTAGGTCAGGAGGAGAAAGCTCGTAAGGTTCGTTAA
- the LOC125199858 gene encoding GDSL esterase/lipase At1g71691-like: MGDSLFKFCSLLVLFAGLCYGQGDEDANGARGRGAMLPAMFVFGDSLIDNGNNNDLPSLAKANYLPYGIDFRGGPTGRFSNGYTMVDTIAELLGLPLIPPYSEASGDQLRFGVNYASAASGILDDTGRNFVTRIPFNQQIKNFENTLDQLTDRLGALELAQELSRCIFFVGMGSNDYLNNYLMPNYDTKNHYNAQQYADLLTQQYSQQLTRLYNLGARKFVIAGLGLMGCIPSILAQSRNGVCSEEVNQLVAPFNTNTKVMINNLIRNLPGIRFSYIDIHNMFQDLLANARSYGFSVVNRGCCGIGRNRGQITCLPMQTPCPNRNRYIFWDAFHPTEAVNVLFGRKAFNGGNDVAYPYNIEQLARL; the protein is encoded by the exons ATGGGTGATAGTTTGTTCAAGTTTTGCAGCCTCCTTGTGCTCTTCGCAGGCTTATGCTATGGCCAAGGAGATGAGGATGCAAACGGAGCAAGAGGCAGAGGAGCTATGCTGCCTGCCATGTTTGTTTTTGGTGATTCTTTAATCGATAATGGTAACAACAACGATTTGCCTTCTCTTGCTAAGGCCAATTACTTACCTTATGGTATCGATTTTCGTGGCGGGCCCACCGGTAGATTCTCCAACGGGTACACTATGGTCGACACCATCG CTGAGTTGCTTGGACTTCCGTTGATTCCTCCTTACTCTGAGGCTTCCGGCGATCAACTGAGATTTGGAGTTAATTATGCGTCCGCTGCTTCTGGAATTCTAGACGACACAGGCAGAAATTtt GTGACTCGAATCCCATTCAATCAACAGATCAAAAACTTCGAGAACACTCTGGACCAGCTCACGGACCGTCTCGGAGCCCTCGAACTGGCCCAGGAACTGTCGAGGTGCATTTTCTTCGTCGGAATGGGCAGCAACGACTACCTCAACAACTATCTCATGCCAAACTACGACACCAAAAATCACTACAATGCCCAACAATATGCAGATCTCCTAACCCAACAATACTCACAACAACTCACT AGACTGTACAATCTCGGAGCTAGGAAGTTTGTGATTGCCGGATTAGGGCTAATGGGCTGCATTCCGAGCATCCTAGCTCAGAGCAGGAATGGGGTGTGCTCCGAGGAGGTGAACCAGCTAGTTGCCCCGTTCAACACGAACACGAAGGTGATGATAAACAACCTCATCCGCAATCTTCCCGGAATCCGGTTCTCCTACATTGACATCCACAACATGTTCCAAGATCTCCTGGCAAATGCTAGATCATATG GTTTCAGCGTGGTGAACCGTGGGTGCTGTGGAATTGGGAGGAACAGAGGCCAGATAACTTGTTTGCCGATGCAGACGCCGTGCCCTAATAGGAACCGATACATTTTCTGGGACGCTTTTCATCCGACAGAGGCCGTGAACGTCTTGTTTGGGAGGAAGGCCTTCAATGGGGGCAATGATGTGGCTTATCCGTATAATATAGAGCAACTTGCTCGCCTATGA
- the LOC125199841 gene encoding agamous-like MADS-box protein AGL12, producing MSGVQKAGRFFWVGVLARGKTQMKRIENPVHRQVTFCKRRTGLLKKAKELSVLCDAEIGLFILSAHGKLYELATNGSMKSLIDKYTKYSKEIPAEEPKEKQASEFMDLKEEINLLKNETEILQKGIRYISGGGAPGTMTLNELNVLEKHLETWIYQVRSAKMDIMAQEIQLLKNKEGILQAAYNHLQEKIDEQYGMIELTPMLTNIQYPLTTNINQYPLTIPNQEIYQF from the exons ATGAGTGGGGTGCAAAAGGCTG gGAGATTTTTCTGGGTGGGGGTATTGGCTCGGGGAAAGACGCAGATGAAGAGGATCGAGAATCCGGTGCACCGTCAGGTGACCTTCTGCAAGAGGCGGACGGGGCTGCTGAAGAAGGCCAAGGAGCTCTCTGTGCTTTGTGATGCTGAGATTGGactctttattttatctgCCCATGGAAAGCTCTATGAACTTGCCACCAATGG AAGCATGAAAAGCTTGATTGACAAATATACAAAGTATAGCAAGGAAATCCCAGCTGAGGAACCCAAAGAGAAGCAAGCTAGCGAATTTATG GATCTGAAAGAAGAGATTAACCTGCTGAAGAACGAGACAGAGATTCTCCAGAAAGGAATAAg gTATATTTCTGGAGGGGGAGCTCCTGGTACAATGACTTTGAATGAGCTGAATGTTCTTGAGAAACATCTTGAGACATGGATTTATCAGGTTCGCTCTGCTAAG ATGGATATTATGGCTCAAGAAATCCAGCTGCTGAAGAATAAG GAAGGAATTCTTCAAGCAGCATACAACCATCTGCAAGAGAAG ATAGATGAGCAATATGGGATGATTGAACTGACACCAATGCTGACTAACATTCAATACCCTCTAACCACTAACATTAATCAGTACCCACTAACTATACCAAATCAAGAGATATACCAGTTTTAA